The Montipora capricornis isolate CH-2021 chromosome 1, ASM3666992v2, whole genome shotgun sequence genome contains a region encoding:
- the LOC138014401 gene encoding uncharacterized protein: MERASRHCMKARISICHDQIKEKRRILLETMNDLTPLISENTLMVFQNFLKMRAESVRSSIQLRHDKKLYNLRNEDNCSTHFIDKKNWVVNLSIKPLSSAERSLLEKGPKFAPTPNQIPYKNIVSEIEAAITHLPDEQKDSIRTSTAAILHRARLPLHKNITKEERKALKDLKKDDTRILMKADKGNCFVVLDTIDYNNKMNTLLNDNNTYELVSKPPFRRIERELNNRLLTLKNQLKICDSTYRKLRSTDTIPPAIRGSIKHHKEGNPLRPIVSSIGSALYNTSKFLTNILTPLQNGNGFSVPNSSKFVDEISNIDIQDDEIMLSFDVVSLFTAIPVKKACDYIKNKLDCDESLHLRTKLDTTDIISLLNFVLSNNYFVYNDSVYKQIHGCAMGSPVSPVVANLCMEAIEEMAINTTPVPPKVWKRYVDDSFCIIKRNAVDSFHNTLNSIDQHISFTIEEENNNQIAFLDALVTRKDNDLIIEVYRKPTHTDRYLDFFSHHDKRHKTSTAETLLHRATNLPSTKQGKEKELIHVIDALQSNNYPQNVISNILKKKSSTQRTNPIPTPEELVCMFFKWVAPSEFSNYAVLPYINGISQPLTRLLRKHDIRVVSKPFKTLQQEFPSPKSRPPIDLQPNVVYKISCADCPWSYRCYQSDSDNISVD, translated from the exons ATGGAACGAGCGAGCAGGCACTGCATGAAAGCTAGAATTTCCATCTGCCATGACCAGATTAAAGAAAAACGAAGGATCTTACTTGAGACCATGAATGACTTGACACCTCTGATTTCTGAGAACACCTTAATGGTATTTCAGAATTTTCTGAAGATGAGAGCAGAATCCGTCCGCAGTAGTATCCAGTTGCGACATGACAAAAAGCTCTATAACTTGAGGAATGAAGATAACTGCTCAACTCATTTTATCGACAAGAAGAATTGGGTAGTCAATCTATCGATAAAACCGCTTTCTTCTGCTGAACGTTCTCTTCTAGAAAAGGGTCCTAAATTTGCCCCAACTCCCAACCAAATCCCGTACAAGAACATTGTCTCTGAAATAGAAGCCGCCATTACCCATCTACCTGATGAACAGAAGGACTCTATACGAACCTCCACTGCCGCGATCTTACATCGAGCCCGATTACCTCTCCACAAGAACATCACAAAAGAGGAAAGGAAAGCTCTCaaggatttaaaaaaagatgacaCCAGGATTTTGATGAAAGcagacaaaggaaattgttttgttgttttagatACCATTgattacaacaacaaaatgaatacTTTATTGAATGACAACAACACCTATGAACTAGTCTCCAAACCTCCTTTCCGAAGAATAGAACGTGAACTGAACAATAGGCTTTTAACACTCAAGAATCAACTAAAAATCTGCGATTCTACGTATCGAAAACTTCGCTCCACTGACACTATACCACCAGCCATCCGTGGATCAATCAAGCACCACAAAGAAGGCAACCCACTCAGACCCATTGTTTCATCTATTGGTTCAGCGCTCTATAACACTTCAAAGTTTCTAACCAACATCTTGACACCTCTCCAAAATGGCAATGGTTTCTCAGTCCCTAATTCCTCCAAATTTGTCGATGAAATCTCCAACATTGACATACAAGACGATGAAATTATGCTGTCCTTTGATGTGGTATCGCTCTTCACAGCCATTCCTGTCAAGAAAGCCTGTgattacataaaaaataaacTGGATTGTGATGAATCACTACACTTACGCACAAAACTTGACACTACTGATATAATCTCTTTGTTGAACTTTGTCCTATCCAATAACTACTTCGTCTACAATGACAGTGTTTATAAACAGATCCATGGTTGTGCCATGGGCAGCCCTGTCAGTCCTGTGGTTGCCAATTTATGTATGGAAGCAATCGAGGAGATGGCCATCAACACAACTCCCGTTCCACCTAAAGTATGGAAACGATATGTTGATGATAGTTTCTGTATCATTAAAAGAAACGCCGTTGACTCTTTCCATAACACACTCAACAGTATcgatcaacacatctcctttaccatcgaagaagaaaacaataaccagaTCGCCTTTCTGGACGCTTTGGTTACTCGCAAGGATAATGATCTTATTATTGAGGTTTACCGTAAACCAACCCACACTGATAGGTATCTCGATTTCTTCTCCCATCATGACAAACGACACAAGACCAGTACAGCTGAGACTTTGTTACATCGCGCAACTAATCTCCCgagcacaaaacaaggaaaagagaaagaacttaTTCATGTCATCGACGCTCTACAATCTAACAATTACCCCCAAAATGTTATCTCCAACAtactaaagaagaaatcttctaCTCAGCGAACAAATCCCATCCCAACACCTGAGGaacttgtttgcatgttttttaaatgggttgCACCCTCCGAATTCTCCAATTATGCAGTCCTCCCCTATATTAATGGCATTTCTCAGCCTCTAACTAGACTCCTTAGAAAACATGATATTCGAGTTGtcagcaagccattcaagactttacaacaggaGTTTCCCTCTCCTAAGTCCCGCCCTCCGATCGATCTTCAACCtaacgtggtttacaaaatatcttgtgccgactgcccatggagttat AGATGTTATCAGAGTGACTCTGATAACATCTCTGTTGATTAA